From Fulvivirga lutea:
ACTGAGCACTTCTATCACTCTTTTCTTTTAACTTCTCTAAAACCAAATTGATATTAGCCTCATTATCACGGTTTTCGCCAGCATATCGTGCCGATTTAACTCCAGGCTCACCATTCAGTGCCGCTACCTCCAAACCAGTGTCATCGGCAAAAACAGCTACTCCATATTTTTCTGCAACATAACTGGCTTTTTGATGTGAGTTACCTTCAATTGTATTTTTAGATTCCTCCAGTTCTTCAAAACAGCCAATATCTTCCAGACTCTTTAGCCTGATTGATTCAGGTAAGAGTTTTTGTATTTCCTTTAGTTTGTTCTGGTTATTA
This genomic window contains:
- a CDS encoding non-canonical purine NTP diphosphatase, translating into MEICFATNNQNKLKEIQKLLPESIRLKSLEDIGCFEELEESKNTIEGNSHQKASYVAEKYGVAVFADDTGLEVAALNGEPGVKSARYAGENRDNEANINLVLEKLKEKSDRSAQFRTVITLIIGGQEHQFEGLVKGEIIKQRLGNQGFGYDPIFIPQGFDCTFAEMSLEEKNKISHRGIATRKLVDHLIKSIG